Sequence from the Fictibacillus arsenicus genome:
CAGGCTGCAGCATGTGCCTTGGGATGAACGAGGATATCGTGCTTGAAGGTGAAAGATGTGCCTCAACTTCGAACCGAAACTTTGAAGGCAGACAGGGTAAAGGAGCGCGCACACATCTGGTGAGTCCAGAGATGGCAGCAGCTGCAGCGATCAAAGGACATTTTGTGGATGTGAGAAATTGGGTGACAAAAGAACGTGAGGAGGTGGGCTCTTAATGGAACCTTTTACTTCATTTACCGGAACGGCTGTACCGCTTGATGTGGATAACGTCGATACGGATGCCATCATTCCGAAGCAGTTCCTGAAACGAACAGAGAGAACCGGCTACGGGGAGTTTCTGTTCTATGACTGGCGATTTGAAAACGGAAAGGACCGACATGATTTCATTCTGAATCAAGACCGTTATCAAGGGTCGTCTGTACTGCTCGCAAGAAAGAACTTCGGATGTGGCTCGTCCCGTGAACATGCACCATGGGCTCTATCTGACTATGGTTTTCGTGTGATTATAGCACCATCATTCGCAGACATCTTTTATAACAACTGCTTTAAGAATGGGATCCTGCCCATCGTTCTCTCAAATGCAGATGTGGATGTGCTGTTTCAGCGGACGAATGAAAAGCGAGGTTACCAGTTATCCGTTGATTTAGAGAGTCAAAGAGTGATAGATTCACATGGTTTTGAAGCGTATTTCGAGGTTACACCATATCGGAAAAGGCTCCTTCAAAAGGGTCTCGATGAGATCGGTTCAACACTGGAATTTCAGGATAAGATTAAGAGTTTTGAAGAACGGCACCGCATCTACTACTCAATAAACAAAAATGAAAAGGCTTCCATCTAAGGCTGTACTGCATCATAGATTATCAGCTCCATAGAACTTATTTTCTTTTAAGGAGGATATGATATGAAAACCAAGTCAGTGAAAGAACCGATCCGTAAAAAGTGGATCTGGATTCTGTTGTTTATCAACGTTGTATTGATTGTTCCCTGGTATTTTCCGAAGGGAGCGGTTGAACCGTTTGTCTTTGGATTTCCGCTCTGGGCATTTATTTCTACCTTTTTCACACTTATCATGG
This genomic interval carries:
- the leuD gene encoding 3-isopropylmalate dehydratase small subunit, whose product is MEPFTSFTGTAVPLDVDNVDTDAIIPKQFLKRTERTGYGEFLFYDWRFENGKDRHDFILNQDRYQGSSVLLARKNFGCGSSREHAPWALSDYGFRVIIAPSFADIFYNNCFKNGILPIVLSNADVDVLFQRTNEKRGYQLSVDLESQRVIDSHGFEAYFEVTPYRKRLLQKGLDEIGSTLEFQDKIKSFEERHRIYYSINKNEKASI